The following proteins are encoded in a genomic region of Fusarium keratoplasticum isolate Fu6.1 chromosome 9, whole genome shotgun sequence:
- a CDS encoding Rhomboid-like protein: MAAQEYYSQGGRPQPPYGADSNSSPYYQSHDTPSPGSTPAPPYQAAYSAPPDTSIYPAESAGHVPTSKPAPYSPSDISYTPAAAYAAPGQSSSSRPQGQGQTEQSPFDTVFDDNAYPMNTNSRPTPSSSTGDIGQHGFYQDTSYHGGPDPAHGHGQGQEAIPLQDRPGKDVDAEMNDHIYDAPGRNRKGKKGKVRLGELGMLGANNKRIPWVVYIFSVVQIAVFIACIARNGVLTGSPIATKPDFNIFIGPSYPVLINMGARFAPCMHNVKGIQDREMLKTSSGLQDPVVFMCPNATKNDTLCSLKTVCGFGGTVPNPKFNGDIDQSPQPNQWFRFITSIFLHAGVVHILFNLLVQLTIGKDMERAIGPVRFLLVYISAGIFGNIMGGNYAPPGYASMGASGAIFGIIALTLLDLLYSWKDRKSPVKDLLFIFLDMAIAFVLGLLPGLDNFAHIGGFLMGLSLGVCVLHSPNSLRRRIGQELSYSAVSPSTGETPPPFFKNPVGFFKGRKPLWWAWWLIRAGFLVMIIVVFIVLLNRFYTSHEVCKWCKHINCLPVKDWCELGNYDDPK, translated from the exons atggccgctCAGGAATACTACAGTCAAGGCGGCCGTCCACAGCCTCCCTACGGTGCCGACTCGAACTCATCACCTTACTACCAATCTCACGATACTCCTTCACCTGGGTCGACACCAGCACCGCCGTACCAGGCCGCGTACTCGGCACCACCCGATACTTCAATTTACCCTGCCGAATCCGCAGGTCACGTCCCTACCTCGAAACCGGCCCCTTACTCACCCAGCGATATATCGTACACACCGGCAGCCGCGTACGCTGCTCCCGGGCAAAGCTCGAGCTCacgacctcaaggccaaggtcaaacAGAGCAGTCTCCATTTGACACCGTCTTTGACGACAACGCCTATCCGATGAACACAAACTCGAGACCGACGCCTTCCTCTAGCACAGGCGACATTGGCCAGCATGGTTTTTATCAGGATACGAGTTATCACGGCGGACCCGACCCAGctcatggacatggacagGGACAGGAGGCCATCCCACTCCAAGATCGACCTGGAAAGGATGTCGATGCTGAGATGAACGACCACATCTATGATGCCCCTGGACGGAACAgaaagggcaagaagggcaaggttcGCCTGGGCGAGTTGGGCATGCTGGGCGCAAACAATAAGAGAATTCCTTGGGTCGTCTACATCTTTTCTGTGGTCCAGATTGCAGTCTTCATCGCCTGCATTGCCAGGAACG GTGTACTAACTGGGTCCCCCATTGCGACCAAGCCCGATTTCAACATCTTCATCGGTCCCTCGTATCCAGTCCTCATCAACATGGGAGCCCGATTCGCCCCTTGTATGCACAACGTTAAGGGCATCCAAGACCGAGAGATGCTCAAAACCTCGAGCGGCCTGCAGGATCCTGTCGTTTTCATGTGCCCAAACGCCACTAAGAACGACACTCTCTGCTCTCTCAAGACAGTCTGCGGCTTTGGTGGAACTGTCCCGAACCCCAAGTTTAACGGTGACATCGATCAGAGCCCACAGCCAAACCAGTGGTTCAGATTCATCACCTCTATCTTCCTCCACGCTGGTGTGGTTCATatcctcttcaacctcctgGTACAGCTCACCATCGGGAAGGACATGGAAAGGGCTATTGGACCTGTTCGATTCTTGCTGGTGTATATCAGTGCTGGAATCTTTGGCAATATCATGGGAGGAAACTACGCACCACCCGGCTACGCGTCTATGGGTGCTTCTggtgccatctttggcatTATTGCTTTGACCCTTCTCGATCTTCTCTACTCCTGGAAGGACAGGAAGAGCCCGGTCAAGGATCTCCTTTTCATCTTCCTCGATATGGCGATCGCTTTTGTTTTGGGACTCTTGCCTGGCCTGGACAACTTTGCTCATATTGGTGGTTTCTTGATGGGTCTCTCTCTCGGCGTCTGTGTTCTCCATTCTCCCAACTCACTGCGAAGACGGATAGGTCAGGAGCTTTCCTACTCAGCAGTGTCACCCAGCACTGGCGAGACGCCACCCCCCTTCTTTAAGAACCCTGTCGGTTTTTTCAAGGGACGAAAGCCTCTTTGGTGGGCTTGGTGGTTGATTCGTGCTGGATTTCTGGTCATgatcatcgtcgtcttcatcgttCTTCTCAACCGATTTTACACCAGCCACGAGGTTTGCAAGTGGTGCAAGCACATTAACTGTCTG CCCGTCAAGGACTGGTGTGAGTTGGGAAACTACGATGACCCGAAATAA
- a CDS encoding Glutamate dehydrogenase: MQLNTMSHLPSEPEFEQAYHELASALEGSSIFTQHPEYRTALAVAAIPERVIQFRVTWNDDQGNLQVNRGYRVQYNGALGPYKGGLRFHPSVNLSILKFLGFEQTFKNALTGLNMGGGKGGADFDPKGKSDAEIRRFCQAFMTELSKHIGGETDVPAGDIGVGGREIGYLFGAYRRLRNRWEGVLTGKGLTWGGSLIRPEATGYGLIYYVNHMLEHANRGTFEGKRVAISGSGNVAQYAALKVIELGGTVVSLSDSRGSLIAKEGSFTPEQIHNIAALKIKHQALTAFEHEGQFTWIEGARPWVHVGKVDIALPCATQNEVSPEEAQALVEAGAFIVAEGSNMGCTAAAIDVFEAHRKANGAQAIWYAPGKASNCGGVAVSGLEMAQNSQRIQWTSEQVDERLKLIMKDAFFAGLETAQKYVEAKEGELPSLIAGSNIAGFIKVAEAMHDQGDWF, from the exons ATGCAGCTGAACACTATGTCTCACCTTCCCTCCGAGCCCGAGTTCGAGCAGGCTTACCACG AGCTTGCCTCTGCCCTTGAGGGCAGCTCCATCTTCACCCAGCACCCCGAGTACCGCACCGCCCTCGCTGTCGCCGCCATCCCCGAGCGTGTCATCCAGTTCCGTGTCACCTGGAACGACGATCAGGGCAACCTCCAGGTCAACCGTGGTTACCGTGTGCAGTACAACGGTGCTCTTGGCCCCTACAAGGGTGGTCTTCGATTCCATCCCTCGGTCAACCTGTCCAT CCTCAAGTTCCTCGGTTTCGAGCAGACATTCAAGAATGCCCTGACTGGCC TTAACATGGGTGGTGGCAAGGGTGGTGCCGACTTCGACCCCAAGGGCAAGTCTGATGCTGAGATCCGACGATTCTGCCAGGCCTTCATGACCGAGCTGTCCAAGCACATTGGTGGCGAGACTGATGTTCCCGCTGGTGATATTGGTGTCGGTGGCCGAGAGATTGGCTACCTGTTCGGTGCCTACCGCAGGCTCCGCAACCGCTGGGAGGGTGTCCTCACCGGTAAGGGTCTTACCTGGGGTGGCAGCTTGATCCGCCCTGAGGCTACCGGCTACGGTCTCATCTACTACGTCAACCACATGCTTGAGCACGCCAACCGTGGCACTTTCGAGGGCAAGCGCGTCGCCATCTCCGGTTCCGGTAACGTCGCCCAGTACGCCGCTCTCAAGGTCATCGAGCTCGGCGGTACTGTCGTCTCCCTTTCCGACTCTCGCGGTTCtctcatcgccaaggagggTTCTTTCACCCCTGAGCAGATCCACAACATTGCTGctctcaagatcaagcaccAGGCCCTGACTGCCTTTGAGCACGAGGGTCAGTTCACCTGGATCGAGGGTGCCCGCCCTTGGGTCCACGTTGGCAAGGTCGACATTGCCCTTCCTTGCGCCACCCAGAACGAGGTCAGCCccgaggaggctcaggctcTGGTTGAGGCCGGTGCTTTCATCGTCGCTGAGGGTTCCAACATGGGCTGCActgccgctgccatcgaCGTCTTCGAGGCCCACCGCAAGGCCAACGGAGCTCAGGCTATCTGGTACGCTCCCGGCAAGGCCTCCAACTGTGGTGGTGTCGCCGTCTCCGGTCTTGAGATGGCCCAGAACAGCCAGCGCATCCAGTGGACTTCGGAGCAGGTCGACGAGcgcctcaagctcatcatgaAGGACGCCTTCTTCGCCGGTCTCGAGACCGCCCAGAAGTacgtcgaggccaaggagggcgagctcCCCAGCTTGATCGCTGGCAGCAACATCGCCggcttcatcaaggtcgccgaggccatgcaCGACCAGGGTGACTGGTTCTAA
- a CDS encoding DNA polymerase: protein MASAVLPQKRVLGETLTRQNIPSSPSSIKKRKVDAFPSSPAAARAPSSQNDHRSKMNSSQPKSAFESEVLEKLSQDLSDRKKNNTEKDQAWERPPVVDFEPERDNLCFQSIEAEEGTLHGGRTTVKLFGVNEAGNSVMLHVTDFKHYLYVPAPVNFQPQDCAAFKAYLETQVAQHQPTIHSVAFAMRENIYGFQGNQSKPYLKVTVTDPKFINKVRSTIQHGNANWKRMWKNDGEIQTFDNIQYVLRFMVDCKVRGMSWVEAPAKTFKLLPENLRQSNCQIEAEVSYLDLIAHEPVGEWSKMAPLRILSFDIECAGRKGIFPEANHDPVIQIANIVTKYGEKKPFVRNVFCLQETSSIVATQILEFEKEEKMLSEWQKFLITTDPDIITGYNISNFDFPYLLDRARHLKVSGFEYWTRIPSVASKAKETNFSSKQMGNRDTKATNTNGRLQLDMLQLIQRDHHLRSYTLNSVCANFLGEQKEDVHHTMITELFNGTPESRRRLALYCLKDAYLPQRLMDKLSCLENYTEMARVTGVPFNFLLSRGQQIKFISQLFRKALEQKLVIPNLKSEASDEQYEGATVIEPTRGYYDVPIATLDFASLYPSIMQAHNLCYTTLVSKKAIEAFGLKKDEDYIVTPNGDTFVTVKQRKGLLAQILEELLAARKQAKRELAVEKDPFKKAVLNGRQLALKISANSVYGLTGATTGKLPCLEIASSTTSFGRKMIEKTKEEVENRYNIANGYSHDAQVIYGDTDSVMIKFGTKDLREAMKLGEEASKYVSDKFVKPIKLEFEKVYFPYLLINKKRYAGLYWTKPEKYDKMDTKGIETVRRDNCLLVQTVIEKVLRMILIDQDVQGAQEYVKETIADLLQNKVDMSKLVITKALTKDDYAAKQAHVELAQRMKKRDAGSAPGLGDRVAYVMVRGAAGAKNFEKSEDPIYVLEHNVPIDTRYYLDNQLAKPLGRIFEPILGETKARSLLTGDHTRTISVAAPTVGGLMKFAKKTQTCMGCKKPLTGKEEAQGAVCSNCAPRVGELYKKTLDRVSDLEVRFGRLWTQCQRCQGSMHCEVICSSKDCPIFYMRMKAKKDLEDAGRELSRFDADQAAIW from the exons ATGGCAAGCGCTGTCCTCCCCCAGAAGCGGGTGCTGGGCGAGACCCTCACCCGTCAGAATattccatcttctccttcatcgatcaagaagcgcaaggtcGATGCCTTCCCGTCCTCGCCGGCCGCCGCTCGAGCACCTAGCTCGCAGAACGACCACCGATCAAAAATGAACTCCAGCCAGCCCAAGAGTGCCTTCGAGTCTGAAGTTCTCGAGAAACTGAGCCAGGACTTGTCGGACCGGAAAAAGAACAACACAGAAAAAGACCAGGCATGGGAGCGACCGCCTGTCGTCGACTTCGAGCCCGAGCGAGACAATCTTTGTTTCCAGTCTATCGAGGCCGAAGAGGGGACATTGCACGGTGGAAGGACAACCGTCAAGCTCTTTGGTGTCAACGAAGCCGGCAATTCGGTAATGCTGCACGTCACCGATTTCAAGCACTACCTGTACGTTCCTGCCCCTGTCAATTTCCAACCGCAAGATTGCGCCGCCTTCAAGGCATATTTGGAGACACAGGTGGCTCAGCACCAGCCGACCATCCATTCTGTTGCCTTTGCCATGAGAGAAAACATCTACGGATTCCAGGGAAACCAATCCAAGCCATACCTCAAGGTCACGGTGACGGATCCCAAGTTCATTAACAAGGTTCGATCAACCATCCAACATGGCAATGCCAACTGGAAGCGTATGTGGAAGAACGACGGCGAGATCCAGACATTCGATAACATCCAATATGTGCTACGATTCATGGTGGATTGCAAG GTCCGAGGAATGTCTTGGGTGGAAGCCCCGGCAAAGACCTTCAAGCTCCTTCCCGAGAACCTTCGCCAATCCAACTGTCAGATCGAGGCCGAAGTGAGTTATCTCGACCTCATCGCTCACGAGCCGGTCGGTGAATGGTCCAAGATGGCACCCCTGCGAATCCTGTCCTTCGATATCGAGTGTGCTGGCCGAAAGGGCATCTTCCCGGAAGCAAACCACGACCCCGTCATCCAGATCGCCAACATTGTGACGAAATAcggagagaagaagccctttGTCCGAAACGTGTTTTGCCTCCAAGAGACAAGTTCCATTGTGGCAACTCAGATTCTCGAGTtcgagaaagaggagaagatgctCAGCGAATGGCAAAAGTTCCTGATCACGACGGACCCTGATATCATTACCGGCTACAACATTTCGAACTTCGATTTCCCCTACCTCCTGGATCGAGCAAGACATCTCAAGGTCAGCGGGTTTGAATACTGGACTCGAATCCCGAGCGTGGcgtccaaggccaaggaaaCCAACTTTTCGAGCAAGCAAATGGGCAACAGAGACACGAAAGCCACCAACACGAACGGTCGACTTCAGCTGGATATGTTGCAACTGATTCAGCGAGATCACCATCTCCGAAGTTACACCCTGAACTCGGTGTGCGCCAATTTCTTGGGCGAGCAGAAGGAGGATGTCCACCACACCATGATTACAGAGCTCTTCAACGGTACCCCCGAATCGAGACGGCGTCTTGCGCTGTACTGCTTGAAGGATGCCTATCTCCCACAGAGGCTGATGGACAAACTCTCGTGTCTGGAAAACTATACCGAAATGGCGAGAGTCACGGGTGTGCCGTTCAACTTCTTGCTATCTCGGGGTCAGCAAATCAAGTTCATCAGTCAACTCTTCCGAAAAGCCCTGGAGCAGAAGCTCGTCATCCCCAATCTCAAGTCTGAAGCGTCCGATGAGCAATACGAAGGAGCCACAGTTATCGAGCCTACGAGAGGCTATTATGACGTTCCGATTGCCACACTGGATTTCGCTTCTCTGTACCCCAGTATCATGCAAGCTCACAACCTTTGCTATACCACGTTGGTGAGCAAGAAGGCGATCGAAGCGTTTGGcctcaagaaggacgaggactACATCGTCACGCCAAACGGCGACACCTTTGTGACTGTGAAGCAACGCAAGGGTTTGCTGGCGCAAATTCTCGAGGAATTGCTTGCTGCCCGAAAGCAGGCCAAGCGCGAATTGGCGGTTGAAAAGGATCCCTTCAAGAAGGCTGTGTTGAACGGTCGCCAGCTGGCTCTGAAGATCAGCGCAAACAGTGTGTACGGCTTGACAGGTGCGACAACAGGAAAGCTTCCCTGTCTGGAGATTGCCAGTAGCACAACGAGTTTTGGCCGCAAGATGAttgagaagaccaaggaagaggtGGAAAACCGATACAACATCGCCAACGGCTACTCGCACGACGCCCAGGTTATTTACGGTGATACGGATTCGGTCATGATCAAGTTCGGCACCAAGGACCTGAGAGAAGCCATgaagctcggcgaggaggcgTCGAAATACGTGTCGGACAAGTTTGTGAAGCCCATCAAGCTTGAGTTCGAGAAGGTGTACTTCCCATACctgctcatcaacaagaagcgTTATGCAGGTCTGTACTGGACGAAGCCAGAGAAGTACGACAAGATGGACACCAAGGGTATCGAGACGGTCCGACGTGACAACTGTCTGCTGGTGCAGACGGTGATTGAGAAGGTGCTGCGAATGATTCTGATCGACCAGGACGTCCAAGGCGCACAAGA ATATGTCAAGGAGACGATTGCGGATCTGCTGCAAAATAAAGTCGACATGTCGAAATTGGTCATTACCAAAGCGCTCACAAAGGACGATTATGCAGCAAAACAGGCCCACGTCGAGCTGGCTCAGCGCATGAAGAAGCGCGACGCGGGCTCGGCCCCGGGACTCGGTGACCGAGTGGCCTACGTCATGGTCCGAGGCGCCGCCGGCGCCAAGAACTTCGAGAAATCGGAGGACCCCATCTACGTGCTGGAACACAATGTGCCGATAGATACGCGCTACTATCTGGACAACCAACTGGCCAAGCCACTGGGCCGTATCTTCGAGCCGATTCTCGGGGAGACTAAGGCACGCTCGCTTCTGACGGGAGACCATACGCGCACCATCTCGGTTGCGGCTCCCACCGTCGGTGGCCTCATGAAGTTTGCAAAGAAGACGCAGACCTGCATGGGCTGCAAGAAACCTCTGACaggcaaggaggaggctcagggAGCGGTGTGCTCTAACTGCGCACCTCGCGTGGGAGAGCTCTACAAGAAGACGCTTGATCGAGTTTCGGACCTCGAGGTGCGTTTTGGGCGACTGTGGACCCAGTGCCAGCGCTGCCAGGGCAGTATGCACTGCGAGGTTATCTGCAGCAGCAAAGATTGCCCTATCTTTTACATGCGcatgaaggccaagaaggacctGGAGGACGCGGGCCGTGAATTGTCTCGCTTCGACGCCGACCAAGCAGCTATCTGGTAA